AAGTGATATTGGTGACAGTAGTATTGGTTTTTTAGAACAGACTGAAGAAAAAAATATCTATTCCATAAATTCCGTTCACTATTGCAGAGAACATAGGGATATACCCCTCGCAGAAATTGAAAAAAAACTTAAAGAAAAAATTAAAGGTATTACTTCCAATAAAGGCTCTATACTGATAGCAAGAATTAAGATTGACCCAGATAGTTTCCCTGAAAAAGATATACTCGGCAAAAAGATTAGTATTGATAAAAGAACTCCAATTCTAATTAATAAAGGTAATTTAGGATTTTTAATGAATATCCCTGAAGAAGCAAAAGATATGACCTTAAAATCTGTTATCGATAAAATAATGAATCTAGAGATAGAATTCGATATTGAGTGGGAGGAATTCTAAATTTGAAGAAAACAAAAATTGTATGCACAATAGGACCAAGTGTATCAAATCATGAAATGATAAATAAACTCGTCAGTTCCGGGATGGACGTAGCAAGATTAAATTTTTCACATGGCACTCATTCTGAACATCTTAAAGTGATAGATCTAATCAAAGAAGTATCAGAAGATACTAACAAGAAAATCGGGATTTTACTAGATACAAAAGGACCAGATATTAGAATTGGTGAATTTGATAATAATATCCATATTTTTACAGACAAAGAATACATACTTTCTGTGAATAAAGGAAAAGATATTATCCCCTTACAAAATGACGTATCTCAATTTTTAAAACCTAATGATAAAGTCCTAGTTGATGATGGAACATTGATCTTTTCTGTACTTAGAATTGAAGATAAGGACATATACCTTAGAGCGCTAAATGAAGGAAATCTCAGGCAAAAGGTGAGCATAAACATCCCTGAAAATAGTTATTGTCCTTCAGCAGTCACGAACAATGACATTGTTGATATAAAATTTGGAATAAAACAAGATGTTGATTTTATAGCACTGTCTTTTGCATCGACTAAAGAGGATATAATAAAAACTAGAGAGATACTAAAAGAAGAAAATGGGGAACAGTGGATAATCTCAAAGATAGAGTCTAATTTTGGTATTAAAAATATAGATGACTTAATAGAATATTCTGAAGGTATAATGGTGGCAAGGGGCGATTTGGGTGTCGAGATTGATCTTTCTAAAATTCCAAGTGTTCAGAGATCTATAATTGAAAAATGTAATGTAAAAGGTAGGCCGGTAATTGTTGCAACTCAAATGTTAAACTCTATGATAGAAAATCCAAGGCCAACAAGAGCAGAAGTTGAAGACATTGCCAGTGCGATATACAGTGGCGCTGACGCTGTTATGTTGTCTGGTGAAACAGCGATTGGAAAATATCCTCTAGAAAGTGTCGAAATGATGGTAAAGGTTGCAATAGAAACTGAAAAAGAGTTAAAATCAAGATCGGAATATGGCCCTTCCAAAAGGGTAACAGATGTTATTTCATCACTTGTAGCTAAATCGGTATTGTTATCCAATGTCAAGGCAATCGTGACTTCAACTAGGTCAGGGTATACTGCATGTATGGTTTCCAGACACAAACTTTCAGTGCCCACATATGGTATGACAAATAATACTGCTACTGCAAGAAAGCTTTCTATTGTATGGGGGATAAATGAAGTCTATCTAGACCAAGAGAAAGGAGGAATCTCAGAAGCTGTGCTACATGCTGCCAAATTTTTAAAAAATGAAGGGTTAAAAGATAATGACCTTTTTGTTTTTACTGCAGGGATAAGTAACTCAAAGAAACCAAGAACAAACTTGTTAGAAATAAGAGAAATAGGCGAAGTCCTATCTTCTTGATAGTAGCATCAAAGAAAAAGTTGCAATTAAACCGAATAATGTCAAAACTAGTACGGCTTCCTGTAGCATCGTATAAACTGATTTTTGAACTTTAGGGGATGAAGTTGTTTGTTCAGCTTTAACTTCAGTATTATTGACTTCAGTTGTTGGTATCTCAGTCGGAGTGCCATCCAATCTAACAACTTCAACTGTGTTAACTATCATTTTAATTGGAAATTTCAAATAGGTTGATTTATTATTTGCATCTTTTATTTCTAAATTTAGATAAATTGTGTAATCCCCTGGGACTTCAGGTAATTTAGTGACTAATATATCTTTTTTAGTTAAAGAAGTAATTGCTCCAACATCCTCAGTATAATCAATATTAAACTTAGATTTATCGTATTCTATTAGTATAGAAGAACTTTTTACTGCTGCGCCCCTGTTCACTATAAAAAGGGGTAATGTATATGGAACTTCTTTTATCTCAAAGCTTCTAACTCTTAAATCAATTATGGGTGTTCTAACGCCTTCTATTTTAAATGGAACTTCTAGTAGAAATCCCTCAGAAGTATAATCACACTGCACACCCGAACAGTATACCTGGTAAGAGTATTGTGTTGTTACTTTCAATGGATAAGTTCCAGTATCTATTGCTCTAACTGTGTATTGAATCTTTTCAACTTTTTTTTGACCAGGTTGTAGTTCTCCATAAATAAACTTATTTTTAGCGAATTCGAAATATTCATCTTTTACATAAATATTAATATTTTTTAGAATGCTATTACTTGTGTTCTCAAATACTAATGTAAATTCTCCGCTATCTCCAGAGTAAAAAGATGGAGTTTTTTCAAAATAAACACTCATTTTCTCATTTGGTGCAGTTATGCCAGTGATTGAGAATAAGCCAAATCCTAAAAAACTTATAAATATTATGGCATAGAGTTTTCTCATATAATAAATAGTTAACAGAACATTTTAAAAGCTTTATTCTTATAAGTTATAAAATGAATCCTAATAAATTCGAATATTTCGATGTTACGGCAGATATTGGTGTTAAAGTATGGGGGTATAATCTTAATGAGATATTCGAAAATGCGGCTATTGCTGTTACAAAATTAATGTTAGATCCTCGTACAATAGAAAAAAAGATAGTAAAAGATTTATTTATACAAGGGAATGACCTACCTTCTCTATTAGTAAACTGGATTACTGAACTCCTCGTACTTAGAGATAGCGAAGGAATTATTTTTTCATCTTTTAACATAAACGTTTCAAACGATGGAAGATCGCTTAATGCAATAAGTTATGGAGATTATATCATCGGAAAAAATTTAGAAATGGACATAAAGGCCATCACTTATTCTTTATTCAAATTGGAAAAAATTGATAAACAATATTATTTACAATTTGTTCTGGATATCTAATAGTATGTGATAAATAAACTAATAGTTTATACTAGTTTTAGGAAATATTACAGCGATTAAAGAAGTTTTTTTTATATAATAGAAAAACTTTTATATTTGAATAATCTATAATATATGGTGATATTATGGCTGAATTAATAAAGAAGATATTGGTTCCAGTAGATGGATCTAAAATTTCGGAGAAAGCTCTAGAATATGCGTCTTGGGTGGCAGGCAAAACAGGGGCACAAGTTACTCTGTTACACGTAGTAGACGCAGATAAATTAAAACTGACATATGAGGCAATGGATAAATTCTTGCCCGAGTGGAAAGATAAAGTTAAAGGTGACGACATAAAAAGATACTCTCCATTCTTTGAGGAACAGCTTAGCTGTATGATGGAAGATCCGTTGTGTAAGAGAGGAAACAATGTATTGAAAGAAATGACAAAGTATGCAGAAAAAAATGGATTGAAGGTCAAGACAATTCTAAAGATGGGAAGAGTTGTAGATACAATAGTCCAGACAGCAGATGATGAACATACTGACCACATTATTATGGGAAAAACAGGCCTCACAGGTATAAAGAGATTGGCTATGGGTCATGTGGCAGAAGACGTGGCCAAATACGCAGGCGTCAGAGTCACTCTTGTTCCTTAAATTACAATAATTTTAGTTTTTTTATAAATTATTCTATTTTATAAAAATTGTATAATTTATTGTAGGTAGTATTATATAGACCAAAGTTTATTTATTAATGATGATAGATCCAATATTATTAGCTCCTGTGGCCGCTATATTGTTATTCATTTTAGCGGGTATCCGAGTGATAAAGCAATATGAAAGAGCCGTTAAATTTAGATTAGGTAAATTTGTAGGTATACTAGGGCCAGGATTAAAATGGATAATTCCTGGTGTAGACAGAATAGAAAAAGTAGATTTAAGGGTGGTCACCGTAGATATACCTGCTCAGGAAGTCATATCTAAAGATAATGTTCCAATGAAGGTGAACGGAGTAGTCTTCTTTAAAGTTACAAATGCTGACAAGGCTATACTAGAAGTTGAACAGTATAAATTTGCGATATCTCAGCTTTCGCAATCTGCACTGAGGGATATGGCAGGAAAATCTGACCTAGATACAATTCTTGCCAAGAGGGAAGAAATAGGTGAAAAGATAAGAGCAATTGTAGATATTGAGACTGACCCATGGGGAATAAAAGTAACAGATGTAAAAATAAAAGATATAGAACTTCCAGACAATATGAAAAGGGCGATGGCACATCAAGCAGAAGCTGAAAGAGATAGAAGGGCAAGAATAATTCTTGCAGAAGCAGAAGAACAGGCTGCACAAAGATTGGCAAATGCAGGTGACATAATAGACAAATCACCAGCTGCATTAAAGTTAAGATTGTATCAAACTTTAGCTGAAATAGCTTCTGAGAAAAACTCTACAATAGTATTTCCATTTCCTGAAGAAATGATGGAATTCCTACAAAAAAAGAGAGAACAGAAAAAATAATCTAATGTAGATTTCAATGGAATTTGAAGTTGGAAAGAAATACCGGATTATCAAAGAAGGCAGTTCAATATCCTGGACAGAAACTAATTGCGTGCCAGAATTTAAGACAATCACTAAAGAATTGAAGTTAGGGGAAGTTGTAGAATATAAAGGAAAAAAGGATTTTCCGGGATGCGATGTTTCATACGACATATTTGGAATAGGCCAGAATGAAGGTGTATTTTGGCCAAATCAATTTGGCGGAGCAAAGACGGAGTTCTTTAAGAAAATTATTTAATTTATTTTTTATTTTTTGGTTTAGAAAAAGATTCATTTTTTTAAAGGCCAATATTTAAAAATAAGGAATAGTAACAAAATTTCGAGTGACGATGAAATATTATAATAAAAACGAACTTCTAAAGAAAATTATATACAAGTTTGCAAGGAAAAGGGCAGAAATAATATATAATGCGCTTGAAGGATTTATAAGAAAAGAAGAGATAATCTTAGATGTTGGTTGCGGTAGTTGTAATATAATAGAAATTTTAAAAGAAAGGAATTACAATGTTGTTCCCCTAGATATAGGCGATAATAGCATTATAGAAGGAATTAATCCAGTAGTATACGATGGAGAAAAAATGCCGTTTAAGGAAAATACTTTTGATAAAAGTATGATATTGGCGGTACTACATCATACCAATCAACAAAAGATATTAATTAAGGAAGTAATGAGAGTAACGAAGAAAAGAATAATAATCATAGAAGATGTATATACAAATAAAATCGATAAATTAGTAACAAAATTTGTAGACAGCTTAATAAATCTTGAATTTAATGGGATTCAGTCAAATAGAACTGATTCCGAATGGAGAAATTTCTTTAATACAAATGGATTAAGAATCGTAAATGTCAAATTCCTGAAAAGATATCTAGTTTTTAAACCAGTAATTTATGAATTAGAAATAAAGTAGATTTTT
This portion of the Methanofastidiosum sp. genome encodes:
- a CDS encoding class I SAM-dependent methyltransferase produces the protein MKYYNKNELLKKIIYKFARKRAEIIYNALEGFIRKEEIILDVGCGSCNIIEILKERNYNVVPLDIGDNSIIEGINPVVYDGEKMPFKENTFDKSMILAVLHHTNQQKILIKEVMRVTKKRIIIIEDVYTNKIDKLVTKFVDSLINLEFNGIQSNRTDSEWRNFFNTNGLRIVNVKFLKRYLVFKPVIYELEIK
- a CDS encoding slipin family protein, whose translation is MIDPILLAPVAAILLFILAGIRVIKQYERAVKFRLGKFVGILGPGLKWIIPGVDRIEKVDLRVVTVDIPAQEVISKDNVPMKVNGVVFFKVTNADKAILEVEQYKFAISQLSQSALRDMAGKSDLDTILAKREEIGEKIRAIVDIETDPWGIKVTDVKIKDIELPDNMKRAMAHQAEAERDRRARIILAEAEEQAAQRLANAGDIIDKSPAALKLRLYQTLAEIASEKNSTIVFPFPEEMMEFLQKKREQKK
- the pyk gene encoding pyruvate kinase, producing MKKTKIVCTIGPSVSNHEMINKLVSSGMDVARLNFSHGTHSEHLKVIDLIKEVSEDTNKKIGILLDTKGPDIRIGEFDNNIHIFTDKEYILSVNKGKDIIPLQNDVSQFLKPNDKVLVDDGTLIFSVLRIEDKDIYLRALNEGNLRQKVSINIPENSYCPSAVTNNDIVDIKFGIKQDVDFIALSFASTKEDIIKTREILKEENGEQWIISKIESNFGIKNIDDLIEYSEGIMVARGDLGVEIDLSKIPSVQRSIIEKCNVKGRPVIVATQMLNSMIENPRPTRAEVEDIASAIYSGADAVMLSGETAIGKYPLESVEMMVKVAIETEKELKSRSEYGPSKRVTDVISSLVAKSVLLSNVKAIVTSTRSGYTACMVSRHKLSVPTYGMTNNTATARKLSIVWGINEVYLDQEKGGISEAVLHAAKFLKNEGLKDNDLFVFTAGISNSKKPRTNLLEIREIGEVLSS
- a CDS encoding universal stress protein; the encoded protein is MAELIKKILVPVDGSKISEKALEYASWVAGKTGAQVTLLHVVDADKLKLTYEAMDKFLPEWKDKVKGDDIKRYSPFFEEQLSCMMEDPLCKRGNNVLKEMTKYAEKNGLKVKTILKMGRVVDTIVQTADDEHTDHIIMGKTGLTGIKRLAMGHVAEDVAKYAGVRVTLVP
- a CDS encoding archease, with the translated sequence MNPNKFEYFDVTADIGVKVWGYNLNEIFENAAIAVTKLMLDPRTIEKKIVKDLFIQGNDLPSLLVNWITELLVLRDSEGIIFSSFNINVSNDGRSLNAISYGDYIIGKNLEMDIKAITYSLFKLEKIDKQYYLQFVLDI